The Rhinoraja longicauda isolate Sanriku21f chromosome 15, sRhiLon1.1, whole genome shotgun sequence genome includes a region encoding these proteins:
- the cysltr1 gene encoding cysteinyl leukotriene receptor 1 → MKTFSEMVEMTSNKSSNMSSCPMIDDFRNQVYSSVYSLVFVVGLTGNAFAVYVLLKTFKQRTAFNIYMLNLAVSDLMGVCTLPLRVIYYTYKGKWIFGDLLCRISSYALYVNLYCSIYFMTAMSFTRFLAIVFPVKNLKIVNVKKVKIVCVAIWIFVILTSTPFLMAGSYIDGNKTKCFEPPTTGRKGRLKSLLIMNYVSLVLGFILPFLIILICYAFIVRTLMKSTATIHKKKTSRRRAVHLIIIVLAAFLISFMPYHIQRTIHLHSLNQQMHSCDDIVYMQKSVVVTLCLAAANTCFDPLLYFFSGENFRRRLTISFSRKSSVSSNRMSNKRKRSLMQIENDKSDEDPCTRTGTSGSNSNKN, encoded by the coding sequence ATGAAGACATTCAGCGAAATGGTTGAAATGACGTCGAACAAATCTAGCAATATGTCCAGCTGCCCAATGATTGATGACTTTCGAAATCAAGTCTATTCTTCAGTATACTCCCTAGTTTTTGTGGTAGGCTTGACAGGAAATGCCTTTGCTGTATATGTACTCTTGAAGACTTTTAAGCAAAGAACAGCTTTCAACATTTACATGCTCAACCTGGCGGTGTCAGATTTGATGGGTGTATGCACCTTGCCCTTGCGAGTGATTTATTACACTTACAAAGGCAAATGGATCTTTGGGGACCTCTTGTGCAGAATCAGTTCTTACGCTCTCTATGTCAATCTGTACTGCAGCATTTACTTCATGACTGCCATGAGTTTCACCCGATTCCTGGCCATTGTATTCCCTGTTAAGAATCTGAAAATAGTGAATGTTAAGAAGGTCAAGATAGTTTGTGTTGCGATATGGATTTTTGTGATATTGACAAGTACTCCTTTCCTGATGGCAGGCTCTTACATTGATggaaacaaaacaaagtgctttGAACCTCCAACTACTGGACGAAAAGGGCGCCTAAAGAGCCTTTTGATAATGAATTATGTATCTCTGGTTTTAGGCTTCATCCTACCCTTCCTTATCATTCTTATTTGTTACGCATTTATTGTAAGGACCTTAATGAAAAGCACAGCAACCATTCATAAGAAGAAAACATCACGTCGAAGAGCAGTGCATCTAATTATAATTGTGCTAGCTGCCTTTCTGATCAGCTTCATGCCATATCACATCCAGCGCACAATACATTTGCATTCCCTGAATCAGCAAATGCACAGCTGTGATGACATTGTTTACATGCAGAAGTCAGTGGTAGTCACACTTTGTCTGGCTGCTGCAAACACCTGCTTTGATCCTCTCTTATACTTCTTCTCAGGGGAGAATTTTAGACGAAGGCTCACAATTTCTTTCAGTAGAAAATCATCTGTGTCAAGCAATCGTATGTCAAACAAAAGGAAACGCTCATTGATGCAAATTGAAAATGACAAATCTGATGAAGATCCTTGCACTCGTACAGGAACAAGTGGAAGCAACAGCAATAAAAACTAA